A single region of the Halobellus ruber genome encodes:
- a CDS encoding acyl-CoA thioesterase has protein sequence MRTIRDHPVRFGELAGPLVHGANFFHWQLVSTQELATAVEYPFEDLVDDDAIPYAPVVVDATVHRYPRFGDAVSVETTPTRVGDSSLQVVYEAVDENGEPFSTARMTHVTIAPEGGALALPEAVRDRLDGRRESRDVDPGPTDDGGPEERAADHPTFEDAFRIHSPHIEGSELAYFEEYPRFADVALESVLADAGVDPSDVAGGRQPFRLQSWHWEFNSTVAFDSTLSVTTDVQSVTEESIRVEHTFRTDGEVRIEGLTEYGCFDREGDPTTYTAEMLAPFEP, from the coding sequence ATGCGAACCATCCGCGACCACCCGGTCCGCTTCGGCGAACTGGCCGGCCCGCTGGTCCACGGCGCCAACTTCTTTCATTGGCAACTCGTCTCGACGCAGGAACTCGCAACCGCGGTCGAGTACCCCTTCGAGGATCTGGTCGACGACGACGCCATCCCCTACGCGCCCGTCGTCGTCGACGCGACCGTCCACCGGTATCCGAGGTTCGGGGACGCCGTCTCCGTCGAGACGACGCCCACCCGCGTGGGTGACTCCAGCCTGCAGGTGGTCTACGAGGCGGTCGACGAAAACGGCGAGCCCTTCTCGACCGCCCGGATGACCCACGTGACGATCGCCCCCGAGGGCGGGGCGCTCGCGTTACCCGAGGCGGTCCGGGACCGGCTCGACGGCAGACGGGAGTCCCGCGACGTCGACCCCGGGCCGACGGACGATGGAGGGCCGGAGGAACGCGCCGCCGACCACCCGACGTTCGAGGACGCCTTCCGGATCCACAGCCCCCACATCGAGGGCTCGGAACTGGCGTACTTCGAGGAGTATCCCCGGTTCGCCGACGTCGCGCTCGAATCGGTCCTCGCCGACGCAGGGGTCGACCCGAGCGACGTCGCCGGCGGGAGACAGCCGTTCCGCCTGCAGTCGTGGCACTGGGAGTTCAACTCGACAGTCGCGTTCGACTCGACGCTGTCGGTGACGACCGACGTACAGTCCGTGACCGAGGAGTCGATCCGGGTCGAACACACCTTCCGGACCGACGGCGAGGTCCGCATCGAGGGGCTCACCGAGTACGGCTGCTTCGACCGCGAGGGCGATCCGACGACCTACACCGCGGAGATGCTGGCGCCGTTCGAGCCGTAG
- a CDS encoding SDR family oxidoreductase: MPDVTLEDDVALVTGASSGIGEATAHALAREGANVALAARRRDRLESIATEVESEYGAGTLVVPTDVRDEAAVEAMIEAAVETFGRLDVVVNNAGLGLGGDVEATTTEQYRTMMETNVDGVFFATRAALPHLRETDGNLVFVGSFAGQYPRPGNPIYAATKWWVRGFAHSLEGQVGGEGVGVSVVNPTEVRTEFGSEEGDPFTERFEPGEMTDPAEVADAVAFAAGQDRSTVHEIDLYRRDKFEGW; encoded by the coding sequence ATGCCGGACGTGACCTTGGAAGACGACGTTGCCCTCGTCACGGGGGCCAGTTCGGGAATCGGCGAAGCAACGGCGCACGCACTCGCCCGCGAGGGCGCGAACGTCGCGCTCGCGGCACGGCGCCGGGACCGGCTCGAATCGATCGCTACGGAGGTCGAATCGGAGTACGGCGCCGGAACGCTCGTCGTCCCCACGGACGTTCGCGACGAGGCGGCGGTCGAGGCGATGATCGAAGCGGCGGTCGAGACGTTCGGCCGGCTCGACGTCGTCGTGAACAACGCCGGGCTCGGGCTCGGCGGCGACGTCGAGGCGACGACGACGGAGCAGTACCGCACGATGATGGAGACGAACGTCGACGGCGTCTTCTTCGCGACGCGGGCGGCCCTGCCGCACCTGCGGGAGACCGACGGGAACCTCGTGTTCGTCGGGAGCTTCGCGGGGCAGTACCCCCGGCCCGGCAACCCGATCTACGCGGCGACCAAGTGGTGGGTCCGCGGGTTCGCACACAGCCTCGAAGGGCAGGTCGGCGGCGAGGGCGTCGGCGTCAGCGTGGTCAACCCCACCGAGGTCCGGACGGAGTTCGGAAGCGAGGAGGGCGACCCCTTCACCGAGCGGTTCGAGCCGGGGGAGATGACCGACCCCGCGGAGGTCGCCGACGCCGTCGCCTTCGCCGCCGGTCAGGACCGCTCGACGGTCCACGAGATCGACCTCTACCGCCGGGACAAGTTCGAGGGATGGTGA